One Mercurialis annua linkage group LG3, ddMerAnnu1.2, whole genome shotgun sequence DNA window includes the following coding sequences:
- the LOC126673404 gene encoding probable aldo-keto reductase 1 isoform X2 produces the protein MGLSGMYNAPVSDEFGISIIKEAFIRGITFFDTADCYGPYTNEILVGKALKQLPREKIQLATKFGVDASNYDFRKASINGSPEYVRACCEASLKRLDVEYIDLYYQHRVDTSVPIEETMGELKKLVEEGKIKYIGLSEASPNTIKRAHKVHPVTAVQMEWSLWTRDLEEEIVPLCRELGIAIVPYSPLGRGFFGGKAVTESLPSETILKSYPRFAGENVEKNKVFYTRIENLAKKYGCTPAQLALAWVLNQGDDVVPIPGTTKIKNLIDNIEALRINLTKDELKEIADAVPIDEVAGVRSNNFPITFKFADTPLPENAQTAATSSSII, from the exons ATGGGGCTTAGTGGTATGTACAATGCCCCAGTCTCTGATGAGTTTGGCATTTCAATCATCAAAGAAGCATTCATTAGAGGAATCACATTTTTTGATACAGCTGATTGCTATGGACCTTACACTAATGAAATTTTAGTTGGCAAG GCATTAAAGCAATTACCTAGAGAAAAGATTCAGTTGGCTACGAAATTTGGTGTTGATGCCAGCAACTATGATTTTCGAAAAGCCTCGATTAATGGCAGTCCTGAGTATGTTCGTGCATGCTGCGAGGCTAGTCTAAAGCGTCTTGATGTGGAATATATTGATCTCTACTATCAACACCGTGTCGACACTTCAGTACCAATTGAGGAAACT ATGGGAGAGCTTAAGAAGTTGGTGGAAGAAGGAAAGATTAAGTACATTGGTCTGTCTGAGGCAAGTCCTAACACAATAAAGAGGGCACACAAAGTCCATCCCGTTACTGCGGTGCAAATGGAATGGTCACTTTGGACTCGTGATCTCGAGGAAGAGATAGTCCCACTTTGCAG GGAACTTGGAATTGCAATAGTTCCATATAGCCCTCTTGGTCGAGGATTTTTCGGGGGCAAAGCAGTTACCGAAAGTTTGCCTTCAGAGACTATACTT AAATCATATCCAAGATTTGCAGGAGAAAATGTCGAAAAGAACAAGGTGTTCTATACTCGAATCGAAAACTTAGCCAAAAAATATGGATGCACTCCTGCTCAGCTTGCCCTTGCATGGGTTCTTAATCAAGGAGATGATGTTGTTCCGATCCCTG GGACAACAaagattaaaaatttgattgaCAATATTGAAGCATTGAGAATCAATCTAACTAAAGATGAGCTGAAGGAAATTGCGGATGCTGTACCGATTGATGAAGTAGCTGGGGTTAGATCTAACAATTTCCCAATTACCTTTAAGTTTGCTGATACACCACTGCCTGAAAATGCACAAACAGCAGCAACCTCATCAAGCATCATTTGA
- the LOC126673404 gene encoding perakine reductase-like isoform X1 encodes MADEQNQKTIPIPRTKLGTLGFQVSKLGFGCMGLSGMYNAPVSDEFGISIIKEAFIRGITFFDTADCYGPYTNEILVGKALKQLPREKIQLATKFGVDASNYDFRKASINGSPEYVRACCEASLKRLDVEYIDLYYQHRVDTSVPIEETMGELKKLVEEGKIKYIGLSEASPNTIKRAHKVHPVTAVQMEWSLWTRDLEEEIVPLCRELGIAIVPYSPLGRGFFGGKAVTESLPSETILKSYPRFAGENVEKNKVFYTRIENLAKKYGCTPAQLALAWVLNQGDDVVPIPGTTKIKNLIDNIEALRINLTKDELKEIADAVPIDEVAGVRSNNFPITFKFADTPLPENAQTAATSSSII; translated from the exons ATGGCGGACGAACAGAACCAAAAAACTATACCAATACCAAGAACAAAACTTGGTACCCTAGGATTCCAG GTTTCGAAGTTAGGGTTTGGATGTATGGGGCTTAGTGGTATGTACAATGCCCCAGTCTCTGATGAGTTTGGCATTTCAATCATCAAAGAAGCATTCATTAGAGGAATCACATTTTTTGATACAGCTGATTGCTATGGACCTTACACTAATGAAATTTTAGTTGGCAAG GCATTAAAGCAATTACCTAGAGAAAAGATTCAGTTGGCTACGAAATTTGGTGTTGATGCCAGCAACTATGATTTTCGAAAAGCCTCGATTAATGGCAGTCCTGAGTATGTTCGTGCATGCTGCGAGGCTAGTCTAAAGCGTCTTGATGTGGAATATATTGATCTCTACTATCAACACCGTGTCGACACTTCAGTACCAATTGAGGAAACT ATGGGAGAGCTTAAGAAGTTGGTGGAAGAAGGAAAGATTAAGTACATTGGTCTGTCTGAGGCAAGTCCTAACACAATAAAGAGGGCACACAAAGTCCATCCCGTTACTGCGGTGCAAATGGAATGGTCACTTTGGACTCGTGATCTCGAGGAAGAGATAGTCCCACTTTGCAG GGAACTTGGAATTGCAATAGTTCCATATAGCCCTCTTGGTCGAGGATTTTTCGGGGGCAAAGCAGTTACCGAAAGTTTGCCTTCAGAGACTATACTT AAATCATATCCAAGATTTGCAGGAGAAAATGTCGAAAAGAACAAGGTGTTCTATACTCGAATCGAAAACTTAGCCAAAAAATATGGATGCACTCCTGCTCAGCTTGCCCTTGCATGGGTTCTTAATCAAGGAGATGATGTTGTTCCGATCCCTG GGACAACAaagattaaaaatttgattgaCAATATTGAAGCATTGAGAATCAATCTAACTAAAGATGAGCTGAAGGAAATTGCGGATGCTGTACCGATTGATGAAGTAGCTGGGGTTAGATCTAACAATTTCCCAATTACCTTTAAGTTTGCTGATACACCACTGCCTGAAAATGCACAAACAGCAGCAACCTCATCAAGCATCATTTGA
- the LOC126673405 gene encoding perakine reductase-like: MAQNQQIVIPRVKLGNQGLEVSKLGFGCMGLSGMYNGPVSEEVCNAMIKEAFDRGVTFFDTADVYGPRTNEVLVGKALKQLPREKIQLATKFGIVINRTDYANASVNGKPEYVRECCEASLKRLDVDYIDLYYQHRIDTSIPIEETMGELKKLVEEGKIKYVGLSEASPDTIRRAHAVHPITAVQMEWSLWTRDIEDEIIPLCRELGISIVPYSPLGRGFFGGRAVVESLPAETVLKNHPRFTEENIEKNKIFYTRVENLAKLFGCSPAQLALAWVLNQGDDVVPIPGTTKIKNLIDNIEAVRIELTKDEMKEISDAVPINEVAGVRSYNYKQTFKFADTPLPQYA; the protein is encoded by the exons ATGGCACAGAATCAACAAATTGTAATTCCACGAGTCAAACTCGGTAACCAGGGTTTAGAG GTCTCAAAGTTAGGATTTGGATGTATGGGGCTTAGTGGCATGTACAATGGCCCTGTCTCTGAAGAGGTTTGCAATGCAATGATTAAGGAAGCATTTGATCGAGGGGTTACATTTTTCGACACAGCTGATGTTTATGGACCTCGTACTAACGAAGTTTTGGTTGGGAAG GCGCTAAAGCAGTTGCCGAGAGAGAAAATCCAGCTGGCCACCAAATTTGGTATTGTTATCAACAGAACTGATTATGCAAATGCCTCGGTCAATGGCAAACCGGAATATGTTCGTGAATGCTGTGAGGCTAGCCTTAAGCGTCTTGATGTGGATTACATTGATCTCTACTATCAACATCGTATTGACACTTCAATACCGATAGAGGAAACT ATGGGAGAGCTTAAGAAGTTAGTGGAAGAAGGAAAGATTAAGTATGTCGGATTATCTGAAGCAAGTCCTGACACCATAAGGAGAGCACACGCAGTTCATCCCATCACTGCCGTGCAGATGGAATGGTCACTTTGGACTCGCGACATTGAAGACGAAATAATTCCACTTTGCAG GGAACTTGGAATTTCCATAGTGCCATATAGCCCTCTTGGTCGAGGCTTTTTTGGGGGCAGAGCAGTTGTGGAAAGTTTGCCTGCAGAGACTGTACTG AAAAACCATCCGAGATTCACAGAAGAAAATATCGAGAAGAACAAGATATTTTATACTCGGGTAGAAAATTTGGCCAAGTTATTCGGATGTAGTCCTGCTCAGCTTGCCCTTGCTTGGGTTCTTAATCAAGGGGACGATGTTGTTCCCATCCCCG GGACAACGAAGATTAAAAATCTTATAGACAATATAGAGGCTGTCAGAATCGAGCTAACGAAAGATGAGATGAAGGAGATCTCCGATGCTGTTCCCATTAATGAAGTAGCTGGAGTTAGATCTTACAACTATAAGCAAACCTTCAAATTTGCTGATACACCACTGCCTCAATATGCCTAA